From one Dysidea avara chromosome 9, odDysAvar1.4, whole genome shotgun sequence genomic stretch:
- the LOC136267483 gene encoding uncharacterized protein produces the protein MAQPQPAMGGQSVTLPVNNRVTTKKSKKEKPGKNKALIDHSPTTRSHTISKPTSAEGVSTGTSYQLQLVFQKQAKINKLIESIGVSFGHSKRENLTMIVTEVLKELDFVMNIIQRAKTLEPLRSDIGIKNTFTSLEQSLFANLAELVRWVDTPPKFQTTASDVRFHVSGFEQALEDLVHIMGDAQNQADQMTRDTSPISISTLPAGMMMSSSVPTDSVFLTGRTSASFSDVNITLPQGRKKSVPNARFSEGPLSPPIRSPPSMFNDQSHNVVLNSREIL, from the exons ATGGCCCAACCGCAACCTGCTATGGGAG GGCAGTCTGTGACGCTTCCTGTTAACAACAGAGTAAC CACAAAGAAATCAAAGAAGGAAAAGCCTGGAAAAAATAAGGCTTTGATAGACCATTCACCCACAACAAGGAGCCATACCATTAGCAAACCAACATCAGCTGAA GGAGTGAGTACTGGTACTTCATATCAACTCCAGCTAGTGTTTCAGAAACAAGCAAAGATCAATAAATTGATTGAATCCATTGGAG TGTCTTTTGGACATTCTAAGAGAGAGAACCTTACGATGATTGTGACTGAAGTCTTGAAGGAGTTAGACTTTGTAATGAATATCATTCAACGAGCAAAAACCTTGGAGCCACTAAGGAGTGATATAGG TATCAAAAATACTTTTACGAGCTTGGAACAAAGTTTGTTCGCCAATTTAGCAGAGTTGGTACGATGGGTAGACACTCCTCCAAAATTTCAAACCACTGCTAGCGATGTCAGGTTCCATGTGAGCGGGTTTGAACAAGCTCTTGAG GACCTAGTCCACATAATGGGTGATGCTCAGAATCAGGCTGACCAAATGACTAGAGATACATCTCCGATCAGTATCAGTACCCTTCCAGCTGG AATGATGATGTCTTCATCGGTACCAACTGATTCAGTATTCCTTACAGGACGTACATCGGCTAGTTTCAGTGATGTCAACATAACTCTTCCTCAAGGCAGAAAGAAGAGTGTTCCCAATGCTAGGTTTTCAGAAGGACCATTGTCACCACCAATACGTTCACCACCTTCCATGTTCAACGACCAATCACACAATGTGGTTTT gaattctagagaaaTCTTGTAG